The Bradyrhizobium ottawaense genome window below encodes:
- a CDS encoding MarR family winged helix-turn-helix transcriptional regulator produces the protein MAKPSKENTPITEHLAYLLAQANREINRQLELRLSKEGVPVEQWRILKVLSDGNGHSMGELAGAVLLNHPTLTKMIDRMVSDTLVYRVQDPGDRRKVLMFISDRGKVLCKKLNSLAVDQEEHILESYGDKSTSELKRLLESLIDSSN, from the coding sequence GTGGCAAAACCGTCGAAAGAAAACACCCCGATCACCGAACACCTCGCTTATTTGCTCGCGCAAGCCAACCGGGAGATCAACCGGCAGCTCGAGCTGCGGTTGAGCAAGGAAGGCGTGCCGGTCGAGCAGTGGCGCATCCTGAAGGTGCTGTCCGATGGCAACGGCCATTCGATGGGCGAGCTTGCGGGCGCCGTGCTGCTCAACCATCCGACGCTGACCAAGATGATCGACCGCATGGTCTCCGACACGCTGGTCTATCGCGTGCAGGACCCGGGCGACCGCCGCAAGGTGCTGATGTTCATCTCCGACCGCGGCAAAGTGTTGTGCAAGAAGCTCAACTCGCTCGCGGTCGACCAGGAGGAGCACATCCTGGAGAGCTACGGTGACAAGTCGACGAGCGAGCTCAAGCGGCTGCTGGAGAGCTTGATCGACAGCTCGAATTAG
- a CDS encoding ABC transporter ATP-binding protein translates to MLLEAAGITKIFGKLTALDGAALSVGANEFHGLIGPNGSGKSTLMKCIAGAEVPTQGKVSFVNTDITAFTPTERARAGMSLKFQITSVLPSLTLYDNILLALQAQSSLVDLVFSRTRAALHDQVMTMLTQFRLANRAFEAAAALSHGQQQWLEIAMALAGKPKLLLLDEPTGGMSLEERRVTGELLQPIKQHCSLVIVEHDLDFIRDICDRLTVLDQGKVLASGTVSEIQANKAVQEIYLRRA, encoded by the coding sequence ATGCTCCTTGAGGCCGCCGGCATCACGAAAATCTTCGGGAAGCTCACCGCGCTCGACGGTGCTGCGCTCAGCGTCGGCGCCAACGAATTCCACGGCCTGATTGGCCCGAACGGCTCCGGCAAGAGCACGCTGATGAAGTGCATCGCCGGCGCCGAGGTGCCGACGCAGGGCAAGGTGTCGTTCGTCAATACCGACATCACCGCCTTCACGCCGACCGAGCGCGCCCGCGCCGGCATGAGCCTGAAATTCCAGATCACCAGCGTGCTGCCGTCGCTGACGCTGTACGACAACATCCTGCTCGCGCTGCAGGCGCAGTCCTCGCTGGTCGACCTCGTGTTCTCGCGCACGAGAGCCGCGCTGCACGACCAGGTCATGACCATGCTGACGCAGTTCCGCCTCGCGAATCGCGCCTTCGAGGCCGCAGCGGCGCTGTCGCACGGCCAGCAGCAATGGCTGGAGATCGCGATGGCGCTTGCCGGCAAGCCGAAATTGCTGCTGCTCGACGAGCCGACCGGCGGCATGAGCCTGGAGGAGCGCCGCGTCACCGGCGAGCTGCTTCAGCCGATCAAGCAGCATTGCTCGCTCGTCATCGTCGAACACGACCTCGATTTCATCCGCGACATCTGCGATCGCCTCACCGTGCTCGACCAGGGCAAGGTGCTGGCGTCTGGTACCGTGTCCGAGATCCAGGCCAACAAAGCCGTCCAGGAGATTTATCTGCGCCGTGCCTGA
- a CDS encoding substrate-binding domain-containing protein, whose product MRATVNFPAHGGPALPPSLLFRNLSSAAADFDLSPFDTHVMKRRGARNKLRIGNFLTFTGSPGIWGPTSTNSAMLAVAEINKRGGILGRELELSIYDSGGPIEDVVQRAEQAIAFDEVDLIMGSHISAVRVALRKVTGNRIPYIYTPVYEGGERTPGVMAIGETPRWQSRPSIHWLADVKRAARWYLIGSDYVWPWQSHRAVKRYIKEAGGQVVGEEFVPVGEDNHEPHLARIRAAKPDVVLISLIGTDSITFNRAFAEAGLATSTLRLAGAMDETVLLGIGADNTENLFCASGYFNCMASRANDEFLGGYQAMFGPHAPPVGSVGQSNYEGLRFLESVANRAGSLAFRPLLKAARNTVYSAGRGPVVLRDGRAEMPMYLAEADGLDFKIIKTL is encoded by the coding sequence GTGCGCGCGACGGTAAACTTCCCGGCTCATGGCGGTCCGGCGTTGCCACCGTCTTTGCTGTTCAGGAATCTGTCGTCCGCGGCAGCGGATTTCGACCTGTCGCCGTTTGACACGCATGTCATGAAACGCCGCGGCGCGCGCAACAAGCTGCGCATCGGCAATTTCCTCACCTTCACCGGCTCGCCCGGAATCTGGGGCCCGACCTCCACCAACAGCGCCATGCTCGCGGTCGCCGAGATCAACAAGCGCGGCGGCATCCTGGGGCGCGAGCTCGAGCTCTCGATCTACGATTCCGGCGGCCCGATCGAAGACGTCGTGCAACGCGCCGAGCAGGCGATCGCCTTCGACGAGGTCGACCTGATCATGGGCTCGCATATCAGCGCCGTCCGTGTTGCCCTGCGCAAGGTCACCGGCAACCGCATCCCCTACATCTACACTCCCGTCTATGAAGGCGGCGAGCGCACGCCGGGCGTGATGGCGATCGGCGAGACGCCGCGCTGGCAGAGCCGGCCGTCGATCCACTGGCTGGCGGACGTCAAGAGGGCGGCGCGCTGGTACCTGATCGGCAGCGACTATGTCTGGCCGTGGCAGTCGCATCGCGCGGTGAAGCGCTACATCAAGGAGGCCGGCGGCCAGGTCGTCGGCGAGGAATTTGTCCCCGTCGGCGAGGACAATCACGAGCCGCATCTGGCGCGCATCCGCGCCGCCAAGCCGGATGTCGTGCTGATCTCGCTGATCGGCACCGACAGCATCACCTTCAATCGCGCCTTCGCGGAAGCCGGCCTTGCGACCTCGACGCTGCGGCTTGCCGGCGCGATGGACGAGACCGTGCTGCTCGGCATCGGCGCCGACAACACCGAGAATTTGTTCTGCGCCTCCGGCTATTTCAACTGTATGGCCTCGCGTGCCAATGACGAGTTCCTCGGTGGCTACCAGGCCATGTTCGGCCCGCACGCGCCGCCGGTCGGCTCGGTCGGCCAGTCGAATTATGAGGGGTTGCGGTTCCTGGAGTCGGTGGCCAATCGTGCCGGGTCGCTGGCCTTTCGTCCGCTGCTGAAGGCCGCACGCAACACCGTTTACTCGGCGGGCCGCGGTCCCGTGGTTCTTCGCGACGGGCGCGCCGAGATGCCGATGTACCTCGCTGAAGCCGACGGTCTCGACTTCAAGATCATCAAGACGCTTTGA
- a CDS encoding amidase encodes MTVVLPTPAQLRSVAEQCGLSLTDDDVASFRGLMQGSIEAYNLVAAMPDEVPEVKYPRTPGYRPSAEENPRNAWYRKSTVKGAASGKLKGKTVALKDNIMLAGVPMTNGSSTLEGYVPDFDATIVTRMLDAGAEIAGKVHCEHFCLSGGSHTGSYGPVHNPHKMGYSAGGSSSGSGVVVALGEVDMAIGGDQGGSIRMPASFCGIYGMKPTWGLVPYTGIMPIEIYVDHTGPMTATVADNALLLEVLAGDDGYDPRIKSPKVEEYTKALGQGVKGMKIGIVKEGFEQPVAEAAVNESVREAAKRFKDIGATVETVSIPMHLLGGAIWTPIGTEGLTQTMMFGDGYGLSRGDLYSTSLMDFHRGWRRQADSLSETTKLFMMLGTYINNNFGPRFYGKALNISRRLTAAYDKAFGDYDLLLMPTTPMKATKLPEPNASREEYVARALEMISNTAPFDITHHPAMSLPCGMVDGLPVGLMLVGRMFEESTIYRAAHAFEQIGDWKKM; translated from the coding sequence GTGACAGTTGTCCTTCCCACCCCCGCCCAATTGCGCAGTGTCGCCGAGCAATGCGGCCTTTCGCTCACCGATGACGACGTCGCCTCGTTCCGCGGCCTGATGCAGGGCTCGATCGAGGCCTACAATCTCGTTGCCGCGATGCCGGACGAGGTGCCCGAGGTGAAATATCCGCGCACCCCGGGCTATCGCCCCTCGGCTGAGGAGAACCCCCGCAACGCCTGGTATCGCAAGTCGACCGTGAAGGGCGCCGCGAGCGGCAAGCTCAAGGGCAAGACCGTCGCGCTGAAAGACAACATCATGCTGGCCGGCGTTCCCATGACGAATGGCTCGTCGACGCTGGAAGGCTATGTCCCCGATTTCGACGCCACCATCGTCACGCGCATGCTGGATGCCGGCGCCGAGATCGCCGGCAAGGTGCATTGCGAGCACTTCTGCCTGTCCGGCGGCAGCCACACCGGGTCCTACGGGCCAGTGCACAATCCACACAAGATGGGCTACTCGGCCGGCGGATCGTCGTCGGGCTCGGGCGTCGTGGTCGCGCTCGGCGAGGTCGACATGGCGATCGGCGGCGATCAGGGCGGCTCGATCCGCATGCCGGCCTCGTTCTGCGGCATCTACGGCATGAAGCCGACCTGGGGTCTCGTGCCCTATACCGGCATCATGCCGATCGAGATCTATGTCGACCATACCGGGCCGATGACGGCGACGGTCGCCGACAACGCGCTGCTGCTCGAAGTGCTCGCCGGCGACGACGGCTATGATCCGCGCATCAAGTCGCCAAAGGTCGAGGAGTACACCAAGGCGCTCGGCCAGGGCGTCAAGGGCATGAAGATCGGCATCGTCAAGGAAGGTTTTGAACAGCCGGTTGCAGAAGCCGCCGTGAATGAAAGCGTGCGCGAGGCCGCAAAGCGCTTCAAGGATATCGGCGCCACCGTCGAGACGGTGTCGATCCCGATGCACCTCCTGGGCGGTGCGATCTGGACCCCGATCGGCACCGAAGGCCTGACCCAGACCATGATGTTCGGCGACGGCTACGGCCTCAGCCGCGGCGATCTCTATTCGACCTCGCTGATGGATTTCCATCGCGGCTGGCGCCGCCAGGCCGATTCGCTGTCCGAAACCACGAAATTGTTCATGATGCTCGGCACCTACATCAACAACAATTTCGGTCCACGCTTCTACGGCAAGGCGCTCAACATCTCGCGCCGGCTGACCGCGGCCTACGACAAGGCGTTCGGGGACTACGATCTGCTGCTGATGCCGACCACGCCGATGAAGGCGACCAAGCTGCCGGAGCCCAATGCCAGCCGCGAGGAATACGTCGCCCGCGCACTCGAGATGATCTCCAACACCGCGCCGTTCGACATCACCCATCATCCCGCGATGTCGCTGCCCTGCGGCATGGTCGATGGCCTGCCGGTCGGGCTGATGCTGGTCGGCCGGATGTTCGAGGAATCCACCATCTACCGCGCCGCGCACGCCTTCGAGCAGATCGGCGACTGGAAGAAGATGTGA
- a CDS encoding ABC transporter ATP-binding protein has translation MPEFLDIRHLDAGYGRSQVLFDVTLGIPWRGGVAVLGRNGAGKTTLMKTIVGELPAWKGEVAFDGRDISRRATQERVRAGIGYVPQEHSVFARLSVRDNLAVGSLASKKADAVDQVLTIFPKLGQRLDQPAGTLSGGERKMLAIGRAMLGDPKLLLLDEPTEGVWIGVIEEITERLIELAKSIAVIIVEQHLDLALRVADYAYVLDRGRVALQGEAGEVRGNPELMRYLAP, from the coding sequence GTGCCTGAATTTTTGGACATCAGACATCTCGATGCCGGCTATGGCCGCAGCCAGGTGCTGTTCGACGTCACCCTCGGCATTCCCTGGCGCGGCGGCGTTGCCGTGCTCGGGCGCAACGGCGCCGGCAAGACCACGCTGATGAAGACCATCGTCGGCGAATTGCCGGCGTGGAAGGGCGAGGTCGCCTTCGACGGCCGCGACATCAGCCGCCGCGCCACCCAGGAGCGGGTGCGCGCCGGCATCGGCTACGTGCCGCAGGAGCATTCGGTGTTCGCGCGCCTGTCGGTGCGCGACAATCTCGCCGTCGGCTCGCTCGCGAGCAAGAAGGCAGACGCGGTCGACCAGGTGCTGACCATCTTCCCGAAGCTCGGCCAGCGCCTCGACCAGCCCGCCGGCACGCTGTCCGGCGGCGAGCGCAAGATGCTCGCGATCGGCCGCGCCATGCTCGGCGATCCAAAACTGCTGCTGCTGGACGAGCCGACCGAAGGCGTCTGGATCGGCGTCATCGAGGAGATCACCGAACGCCTGATCGAGCTCGCCAAGAGCATCGCCGTCATCATCGTCGAGCAGCACCTCGACCTCGCGCTGCGCGTCGCCGACTACGCCTACGTGCTCGACCGCGGCCGCGTCGCGCTGCAAGGCGAGGCGGGCGAGGTGCGGGGCAATCCGGAGCTGATGCGATATCTGGCGCCGTAG
- a CDS encoding branched-chain amino acid ABC transporter permease, which translates to MANAFVAAFEILSFGAIIVLIVLGLGIIASMMGIFNFAQGEFVLLGAYITYLAYAKGLPIWAGMVAAPFVVGALGFVLEALIIRRFYAAPIVAMLGTYALGLIIRESVRGLIGGFYLTVPEPIGGSIDIGAMHISAWRFTIIIITLLVMAGCYLLLSRTNFGLRMRATLENPSLARASGISTPLMYGATFAFGSALAGLAGALIVPVFSLYADLGLRFLIQGFVAVMVGGVGSFIGPVAGAGVIGTLSAALPWVMAPVVADVLVFVLAIVFIKFRPQGLIAGKGV; encoded by the coding sequence ATGGCTAACGCGTTCGTCGCGGCGTTCGAGATCCTGAGCTTCGGTGCGATCATCGTCCTGATCGTGCTGGGGCTCGGGATCATCGCCAGCATGATGGGCATCTTCAACTTCGCGCAGGGCGAGTTCGTCCTGCTCGGGGCCTACATCACCTATCTCGCCTACGCCAAGGGCCTGCCGATCTGGGCCGGCATGGTCGCGGCGCCCTTCGTCGTCGGCGCGCTCGGCTTCGTGCTGGAGGCGTTGATCATCCGGAGATTCTACGCCGCGCCGATCGTGGCGATGCTCGGCACCTATGCGCTCGGTCTGATCATCCGCGAATCCGTGCGCGGCCTGATCGGCGGCTTCTATCTCACCGTGCCCGAGCCGATCGGCGGCTCGATCGACATCGGCGCCATGCACATCTCGGCCTGGCGCTTCACCATCATCATCATCACGCTTCTGGTGATGGCCGGCTGCTATCTGCTGCTGTCGCGCACCAACTTTGGTCTGCGCATGCGCGCCACGCTCGAGAATCCATCGCTGGCGCGGGCCTCGGGCATTTCCACGCCCCTGATGTACGGCGCCACCTTCGCGTTCGGCTCCGCGCTCGCCGGCCTTGCCGGTGCGCTGATCGTCCCGGTGTTCAGCCTCTACGCCGATCTCGGCCTGCGCTTCCTGATCCAGGGGTTCGTCGCGGTCATGGTCGGCGGCGTCGGCTCCTTCATCGGGCCGGTCGCGGGCGCCGGTGTCATCGGCACGCTCAGCGCCGCGCTGCCCTGGGTAATGGCGCCCGTCGTCGCCGACGTGCTCGTCTTCGTCCTTGCCATTGTCTTCATCAAATTCCGCCCGCAGGGCCTCATCGCTGGAAAAGGGGTTTAG
- a CDS encoding branched-chain amino acid ABC transporter permease, translating to MLKSMGAVKQAIPAEIGGEADVAMDSGRTAKRASARKVLPIVEGVVLVAALLAPLLLQDYLTVFATRVIILALFALSFDLVWGYAGIMSFGQALFFGSAGYGVALLARDLDITNIFLVLPAGTIIGLTFALLLGGFLLLGRHPSSVIFVSLGTLTGSYAADRLARGWYYLGGQNGIPSIAPMSLGSYEFTEGPSFYYLVLGILVVVYLLCRFLVRSQFGLALAGLRENEQRIAFFGYKAQHLKAIIFTIGGGVAGLAGSLYAFHEGFVWPNMVGVVVSTQVVLYVLFGGSGTLIGAVIGAVIVEGVSFWLSDNYRDIWPIILGLLLLLVILFRPLGLISFVLGERERVGSFGAKAKENVGEHRDAP from the coding sequence ATGCTGAAGTCGATGGGCGCAGTGAAACAGGCGATCCCCGCCGAGATCGGCGGGGAGGCGGACGTCGCCATGGATAGCGGTCGGACGGCGAAGCGAGCGTCGGCGCGGAAAGTGCTGCCGATCGTCGAGGGCGTCGTGCTGGTCGCGGCGCTGCTCGCGCCGCTGCTGCTGCAGGACTATCTCACGGTGTTCGCGACGCGCGTGATCATTCTCGCGCTGTTCGCGCTGTCGTTCGATCTGGTCTGGGGCTATGCCGGCATCATGAGCTTCGGCCAGGCCCTGTTCTTCGGCTCGGCCGGCTATGGCGTGGCGCTGCTCGCGCGCGACCTCGACATCACCAACATCTTCCTGGTGCTGCCGGCGGGCACCATCATCGGCCTCACCTTCGCGCTGCTGCTTGGCGGCTTCCTGCTGCTCGGGCGGCATCCCTCCAGCGTGATCTTCGTCTCGCTCGGCACGCTGACGGGCTCCTACGCCGCCGATCGGCTGGCGCGCGGCTGGTACTATCTCGGCGGCCAGAACGGCATCCCCTCGATCGCGCCGATGTCGCTCGGTTCGTACGAGTTCACGGAAGGGCCTTCCTTCTATTATCTCGTGCTCGGCATCCTCGTCGTGGTCTACCTGCTCTGCCGCTTCCTGGTGCGTTCGCAGTTCGGCCTCGCGCTCGCCGGCCTGCGCGAGAACGAGCAGCGCATCGCTTTCTTCGGCTACAAGGCGCAGCACCTCAAGGCGATCATCTTCACCATCGGCGGCGGCGTTGCCGGGCTTGCCGGCAGCCTCTACGCCTTCCACGAGGGTTTCGTCTGGCCCAACATGGTCGGCGTCGTCGTCTCGACCCAGGTCGTGCTCTACGTGCTGTTCGGCGGCTCCGGCACGCTGATCGGCGCCGTCATCGGGGCCGTCATCGTCGAGGGCGTCAGCTTCTGGCTCTCGGACAATTATCGCGACATCTGGCCGATCATTCTGGGCTTGCTGCTGCTGCTCGTCATCCTGTTCCGGCCGCTGGGCCTGATCAGTTTCGTGCTCGGGGAGCGCGAGCGGGTCGGCAGCTTCGGTGCCAAGGCCAAGGAAAACGTCGGGGAGCATCGCGATGCTCCTTGA
- a CDS encoding substrate-binding protein gives MFDRTQLSRRRFLSNFAFASGAVATGVGSWVIPAPWANAAEAPIKVGIATDLTGPIAYAGNADANVAKMVIKEINAAGGLLGRPVELYIEDTASNESVAVGNVRKLIQRDKVDMVLGGITSSMRNAIKDPIVARGKTLYIYPQLYEGKECTPYLFCTGPTPAQQCDEFIPWLIKNGGKKFALPSANYVWPHTLNVYARKVIEANGGEVVFEEYYPLDQVDFSATVNRIISNKVDVVFNTVIPPGVGPFFKQLYEAGFLKNGGRLACVYYDENTLNINQAAEIEGLASCLDYFKVLTKENPFDAKIQAAYEKDFPGNFLFAAGSAATGTYRGLKLWEAAVKEAGKIDRESVAAALDHAKIAEGPGGPAEMVPGKRHCKMKMYTAVAKGGNYEIVGRSNGLVDPKEC, from the coding sequence ATGTTCGATCGCACGCAGCTCTCACGTCGCCGCTTCCTCTCCAATTTCGCCTTTGCCTCCGGCGCGGTCGCAACCGGGGTCGGCAGCTGGGTGATTCCGGCGCCCTGGGCCAATGCCGCAGAGGCTCCGATCAAGGTCGGCATCGCGACCGACCTCACCGGCCCGATCGCCTATGCCGGCAATGCCGACGCCAACGTCGCCAAAATGGTGATCAAGGAGATCAATGCCGCCGGCGGTCTGCTCGGCCGTCCGGTCGAGCTCTACATCGAGGACACCGCCTCCAACGAATCCGTCGCTGTCGGCAATGTCCGCAAGCTGATCCAGCGCGACAAGGTCGACATGGTCTTGGGCGGCATCACCTCCTCGATGCGCAACGCGATCAAGGATCCCATCGTGGCGCGCGGCAAGACGCTCTACATCTATCCGCAGCTCTACGAGGGCAAGGAGTGCACGCCCTATCTGTTCTGCACCGGTCCGACGCCGGCGCAGCAATGTGACGAGTTCATTCCCTGGCTGATCAAGAACGGCGGCAAGAAGTTCGCGCTGCCGAGCGCCAACTACGTCTGGCCGCACACGCTCAACGTCTATGCCCGCAAGGTGATCGAGGCGAATGGCGGCGAGGTCGTGTTCGAGGAATACTACCCGCTCGACCAGGTGGATTTCTCCGCGACCGTCAACCGCATCATCTCCAACAAGGTCGACGTCGTCTTCAACACCGTCATCCCGCCGGGCGTCGGCCCGTTCTTCAAGCAGCTCTATGAAGCGGGCTTCCTCAAGAACGGCGGACGGCTCGCCTGCGTCTACTATGACGAGAACACGCTCAACATCAATCAGGCCGCGGAGATCGAGGGACTCGCAAGCTGCCTCGACTATTTCAAGGTGTTGACCAAGGAGAACCCGTTCGACGCCAAAATCCAGGCGGCCTACGAGAAGGATTTTCCCGGCAACTTCCTTTTCGCCGCCGGCAGTGCGGCGACCGGCACCTATCGCGGCCTGAAGCTGTGGGAAGCCGCGGTGAAGGAAGCCGGCAAGATCGATCGTGAGTCGGTCGCGGCGGCGCTCGACCATGCCAAGATCGCCGAAGGTCCGGGCGGACCTGCCGAGATGGTGCCAGGCAAGCGGCACTGCAAGATGAAGATGTACACCGCGGTCGCCAAGGGCGGAAACTACGAGATCGTCGGGCGCAGCAACGGCCTCGTCGATCCCAAGGAATGCTGA